One Fusobacterium ulcerans DNA segment encodes these proteins:
- the wecB gene encoding non-hydrolyzing UDP-N-acetylglucosamine 2-epimerase, with protein sequence MKKIKVMTIVGTRPEIIRLSAVIAKLEKSDAIDHTIVHTGQNYDYELNEIFFKDFNIRKPDYFLETATGKPSETIGNILIKMDSLLDVVKPDAFLVLGDTNSCLAAIVAKKKKIPIFHMEAGNRCFDQRVPEETNRKIVDHIADINLTYSDIAREYLLREGLPADRIIKTGSPIFEVINMKLKDIEDSNILDKLNLEKGKFFVVSAHREENVGSDRNFLSLVESLNAVAEKYNLPIIVSTHPRTRKRIEELGIIFNPLINLMKPLGFNDYVKLQKEAKAVLSDSGTISEESSVLNFPALNIREAHERPEAMEETSVMMVGLKKERIMQGLSILETQDKTTLRKVDDYSMPNVSDKVLRIILSYTDYINRVVWRKEV encoded by the coding sequence ATGAAAAAAATAAAAGTAATGACAATAGTAGGAACAAGACCAGAGATAATAAGGCTTTCAGCAGTAATAGCCAAACTAGAGAAATCAGATGCAATAGATCACACAATAGTACATACAGGTCAAAACTATGATTATGAGCTAAATGAAATTTTTTTTAAAGATTTTAATATAAGAAAACCAGATTATTTTTTAGAAACGGCTACTGGAAAACCAAGCGAAACAATAGGAAATATTTTAATAAAAATGGATTCTTTACTAGATGTAGTAAAGCCTGATGCATTTTTAGTTCTTGGAGATACAAATTCATGTTTAGCAGCAATAGTTGCTAAAAAAAAGAAAATACCTATCTTTCATATGGAAGCAGGTAACAGATGCTTCGATCAAAGAGTTCCAGAGGAAACTAATAGAAAGATAGTAGACCATATAGCAGATATCAATTTAACATATAGTGATATAGCTAGGGAATATCTACTAAGAGAAGGATTACCAGCAGATAGAATTATAAAAACAGGAAGTCCAATATTTGAAGTAATAAATATGAAATTAAAAGATATTGAAGATTCAAATATCTTAGATAAATTAAATTTAGAAAAAGGAAAATTTTTTGTTGTTTCAGCTCATAGGGAAGAAAATGTAGGTTCTGATAGAAATTTTTTAAGCTTAGTAGAAAGCTTAAACGCGGTAGCAGAAAAATATAATTTACCAATAATAGTATCCACACACCCAAGAACAAGAAAGAGGATAGAAGAATTAGGAATAATTTTTAATCCTTTAATAAATTTGATGAAACCACTTGGATTTAATGATTATGTAAAACTTCAAAAAGAGGCTAAAGCAGTACTTAGTGATTCAGGAACAATAAGTGAGGAATCCTCTGTATTAAACTTTCCAGCATTGAATATAAGAGAAGCTCATGAAAGACCAGAAGCTATGGAAGAAACATCAGTAATGATGGTAGGATTGAAAAAAGAAAGAATAATGCAAGGATTAAGTATTCTAGAAACACAAGATAAAACTACTTTAAGAAAAGTAGATGATTACTCTATGCCAAATGTATCAGATAAAGTTTTAAGAATAATATTATCTTATACAGATTATATAAATAGAGTAGTATGGAGAAAGGAAGTTTAA
- a CDS encoding NAD-dependent epimerase/dehydratase family protein: MEVLVTGAKGFIGKNLVERLLRIDGIVIHQFDKENTIDEIEEYIEKIDFIFHLAGINRPENPEEFYKGNRDTIKELIDVIEKKELKIPILVTSSIQAEKDNDYGKSKLEGEIFLREYSKRNNAQIYIYRLPNVFGKWCRPNYNSVIATWCYNIANNIDITISDRNVKLNFVYIDDVVNTFVSHLHEKIEIKEYYEIPTVYSKTLGEISDLIHSFKNNRKTLVIEKVGKGFERALYSTYLSYLSKDNFSYGLTEHKDNRGAFVEILRTVDSGQFSISTSKPGITRGNHYHNTKNEKFLVIKGEAVIRFRNIYSDKVIEYHVSDKKLEVVDIPVGYTHNITNIGTGEMILVIWANELFDKENPDTYYLEV, encoded by the coding sequence ATGGAAGTTCTTGTAACAGGAGCAAAAGGATTTATAGGAAAAAACCTTGTGGAAAGATTATTGAGGATAGATGGGATTGTTATTCATCAATTTGATAAAGAAAATACTATAGATGAAATTGAGGAATATATAGAAAAAATAGATTTTATCTTTCATCTTGCAGGAATAAACAGACCAGAGAATCCAGAAGAATTCTATAAAGGAAATAGAGATACCATAAAAGAACTGATAGATGTAATAGAAAAAAAAGAATTAAAAATACCAATTCTTGTTACTTCATCAATTCAGGCAGAAAAAGATAATGATTATGGAAAGAGTAAGTTAGAAGGAGAAATTTTTCTAAGAGAATATAGTAAAAGAAATAATGCACAAATATATATTTACAGACTTCCAAATGTCTTTGGAAAATGGTGCAGACCAAACTACAACTCTGTAATTGCTACTTGGTGTTACAATATAGCAAATAATATAGATATAACTATATCAGATAGAAATGTAAAATTAAATTTTGTATATATAGATGATGTTGTAAATACTTTCGTTTCTCATTTGCATGAAAAGATAGAAATTAAAGAATATTACGAGATACCAACAGTATACAGTAAAACTCTTGGAGAGATTTCAGATCTTATTCATTCATTTAAAAATAATAGAAAAACTCTTGTAATAGAAAAAGTAGGAAAAGGATTTGAAAGAGCACTATATTCAACTTATCTATCATATCTTTCAAAAGATAACTTTTCATATGGGCTTACAGAACACAAGGATAATAGAGGAGCTTTTGTTGAAATATTAAGAACAGTGGATAGTGGACAATTCTCAATTTCAACTTCAAAACCTGGAATAACAAGAGGAAATCATTATCATAATACTAAAAATGAAAAATTTTTAGTAATAAAGGGAGAAGCTGTTATTAGATTTAGAAATATATACAGTGATAAAGTGATTGAATATCATGTATCTGATAAAAAATTAGAAGTGGTGGATATACCAGTTGGATATACACATAATATAACGAACATAGGTACTGGAGAAATGATACTTGTGATATGGGCAAATGAATTATTTGATAAAGAAAATCCAGATACATACTACTTAGAGGTGTAA
- a CDS encoding polysaccharide biosynthesis protein, with protein sequence MFKDKVLLITGGTGSFGNAVLRRFLKTDIGEIRIFSRDEKKQDDMRKAYNNPKLKFYIGDVRDYNSVMDVMRGVDFVFHAAALKQVPSCEFYPVQAVYTNILGTENVLNAAIASKVKKVVCLSTDKAAYPINAMGMSKALMEKVIVAKGRNINEEETTICLTRYGNVMASRGSVIPLFIDQVRNGKPITITDPNMTRFMMSLDQAVDLVLFAFKNGKNGDLFIQKSPAATIEVLAYAMKDILGKPEHEVKIIGTRHGEKLYEVLMTKEEKVRAIDMGEYFRVPADGRDLNYSKYFEDGQEVITQADEYNSHNTYRLNEEELKKMILNLYEIQDELKEFGVK encoded by the coding sequence ATGTTTAAAGATAAGGTTTTACTGATAACAGGAGGAACAGGATCATTTGGAAATGCTGTACTTAGAAGATTTTTAAAAACTGATATTGGAGAAATAAGAATTTTTTCAAGAGATGAAAAAAAACAGGATGATATGAGAAAAGCATATAATAATCCTAAGTTGAAGTTCTATATTGGAGATGTAAGAGACTACAACTCAGTAATGGATGTGATGAGAGGAGTAGACTTTGTATTTCATGCAGCAGCACTTAAGCAGGTACCATCATGTGAATTCTATCCAGTACAGGCTGTTTATACTAACATATTAGGAACAGAAAATGTTTTAAATGCAGCAATAGCATCAAAAGTTAAGAAAGTAGTTTGCTTAAGTACTGATAAAGCAGCTTATCCAATAAATGCAATGGGAATGTCAAAAGCTCTTATGGAAAAAGTAATAGTAGCAAAAGGAAGAAATATTAATGAAGAAGAAACTACAATATGCCTTACAAGATATGGAAATGTAATGGCATCACGTGGTTCAGTTATTCCCTTATTTATAGATCAAGTAAGAAATGGAAAACCAATAACAATAACAGATCCAAATATGACAAGATTTATGATGAGTTTAGATCAGGCAGTAGATTTAGTATTATTTGCATTTAAAAATGGAAAGAATGGAGATCTATTTATTCAAAAATCACCAGCAGCAACAATTGAAGTTCTTGCTTATGCAATGAAAGATATATTAGGAAAACCAGAACATGAAGTAAAAATAATAGGAACAAGACATGGAGAAAAACTTTATGAAGTTCTAATGACTAAAGAAGAAAAAGTAAGGGCAATAGATATGGGAGAATATTTTAGAGTTCCAGCAGATGGAAGAGATCTTAATTATTCGAAATACTTTGAAGATGGACAGGAAGTAATCACTCAAGCAGATGAATATAATTCTCATAATACATATAGACTAAATGAAGAAGAATTAAAGAAGATGATTTTGAATCTATATGAAATACAAGATGAATTAAAAGAGTTTGGGGTGAAATGA
- a CDS encoding glycosyltransferase family 4 protein has protein sequence MNILFLYLRHSRSENDSTLTKDLSDEFSRNGNNITVVTILEKKFKRETEYKIENGYEVLRVKTGNYFNVGNKIEKGITTLTMIPKLKRGILKYLGDKKYDLIITHTPFLSDASLINPLKRYFKCPAHLILWDIFPQNAKDIGMMKNNIIFNFFKQKEKKMFLAYDQIWCMSNGNIKYLQEKYECLDKNKIKLLKNWAYLKPKLEINKEEIRKKYGYPKKDFLAIFGGNMGKPQKLENILSLAEKCLELPEVKFIFVGNGSERERLKKIAMDKKLKNIRFIDQLPREDYEKFTSACNIGLVSLDERFTVPNFPSKTTDYFKLSLPILASLDKCSAADYGKFLEEEVKGGIFAEAGNVEDLYEKFLILYNGKDLRKQLGNNGRRYYEEHLGVDKAYKTIMNIIKKD, from the coding sequence ATGAATATACTATTTCTTTATTTAAGACATTCAAGAAGTGAAAATGATTCAACATTGACAAAAGATTTATCAGATGAATTTTCAAGAAATGGAAATAATATTACTGTAGTAACAATTTTAGAAAAAAAATTTAAAAGAGAAACAGAATATAAAATAGAAAATGGATATGAAGTTTTAAGAGTTAAAACTGGAAACTATTTTAATGTAGGGAACAAAATAGAAAAAGGAATAACAACATTAACAATGATACCTAAATTAAAAAGAGGTATTTTAAAATATTTAGGAGATAAAAAATATGATTTAATAATAACTCATACACCATTTTTATCAGATGCATCACTAATCAATCCTTTAAAAAGGTATTTTAAATGTCCAGCACATTTAATTTTATGGGATATTTTTCCACAAAATGCAAAAGACATTGGAATGATGAAAAATAATATAATATTTAATTTTTTTAAACAAAAAGAAAAGAAAATGTTTTTAGCATATGATCAAATTTGGTGTATGTCAAATGGAAATATTAAATATTTACAAGAGAAATATGAATGTTTAGATAAAAATAAGATAAAATTATTAAAAAATTGGGCATATCTAAAACCTAAATTAGAAATAAATAAAGAAGAAATAAGAAAAAAATATGGATATCCCAAAAAAGATTTTTTAGCTATATTTGGTGGAAATATGGGAAAACCACAAAAATTAGAAAATATACTATCTTTAGCTGAAAAATGCTTAGAATTACCAGAGGTGAAATTCATATTTGTAGGTAATGGTTCAGAAAGAGAAAGGTTGAAAAAAATAGCCATGGATAAGAAGTTAAAAAATATCAGATTTATAGATCAGCTGCCAAGAGAAGACTATGAAAAATTTACAAGTGCTTGTAATATTGGTCTTGTAAGCCTTGATGAAAGATTTACAGTGCCAAATTTTCCTTCAAAGACAACAGATTATTTTAAATTATCGCTTCCAATTTTAGCAAGTTTAGATAAATGTTCAGCAGCGGACTATGGAAAATTTCTTGAAGAAGAGGTAAAGGGAGGAATTTTTGCTGAGGCTGGAAATGTTGAAGATTTATATGAAAAATTTTTAATTTTATACAATGGTAAAGATTTAAGAAAGCAGTTAGGAAATAATGGAAGAAGATATTATGAAGAACATTTAGGAGTAGATAAGGCATATAAAACAATAATGAATATAATAAAAAAAGATTAA
- a CDS encoding sugar transferase — protein sequence MFLKRVFDITVSFLGIIFFLPLMILIGLIIKLTSSGPILFKQKRLTKGAREFTIYKFRSMRTDFDKDAKGIQVKGNSSAITPIGKFIRKTKIDELPQLFNILVGDMSFIGPRPELPRRLKYYSERGKGIFKVRSGISSPASIVFSDEEYLMNQVSDPEKFYIEQIMPYKIELNLYYIENRNFWNDIYLIIATFLKIVDKAKIQWIVKDEILLNKKSELVEKIGVEY from the coding sequence ATGTTTTTAAAAAGAGTATTTGACATAACAGTATCATTTTTAGGAATAATATTTTTTTTACCTTTAATGATATTAATAGGATTAATTATAAAGTTGACTTCTTCTGGTCCGATATTATTTAAGCAGAAAAGACTGACAAAAGGAGCAAGAGAATTTACTATATATAAATTTAGAAGTATGAGGACAGATTTTGATAAAGATGCTAAAGGGATACAAGTAAAAGGAAATAGCAGTGCAATAACACCAATAGGAAAATTTATCAGAAAGACAAAGATTGATGAACTTCCGCAGTTGTTTAATATCCTTGTTGGAGATATGAGCTTTATAGGACCAAGGCCAGAACTTCCAAGAAGATTAAAATATTATTCTGAAAGAGGCAAAGGAATCTTTAAAGTAAGAAGTGGAATATCATCTCCAGCAAGCATAGTGTTTTCAGATGAGGAGTATCTGATGAATCAGGTTTCAGATCCAGAGAAATTCTATATAGAACAGATAATGCCATATAAGATAGAACTTAATCTATATTATATAGAAAATAGAAACTTTTGGAATGATATTTATCTGATAATAGCTACTTTCTTAAAAATAGTAGATAAAGCAAAAATTCAGTGGATAGTAAAAGATGAAATACTTTTAAATAAAAAGAGTGAATTGGTAGAAAAAATAGGAGTTGAGTATTGA
- a CDS encoding polysaccharide biosynthesis protein codes for MERKKISLLGIIYIALLFIVYEMMLRITGFSINTAVYGLFIILVFFYSMTGNLNFNEEKVGCNTIFINSLIFGIFFLFYKILSIFTVFIVFSLFQLFIYRLIVKFKEKNKNETPKLINERSFIKFGIDSLGIIFGMVGAFISKYGLEWEEKLETEYLFTYLGIFLIGYFYTRMNDKSWSYTNILDVLNLIFLNSISTIAFLIIIYTRIIDYPVSTVLVSLILSISFQLFCRYLFRLKRFYKSKNRGLVPEERVLVYGAGEAGAILAQESMTNPIFPYHIVGFLDDDPKKKDTYIYNIKVLGDKENLEEIIKREKVSEVLLALPSLHSSEMRNIVDRIKSVGNVEIKTVPTIAEILENRELASQLRKVRIEDLLGRDEIVINDENIRNLIEGKVIFVTGGAGSIGSELSRQIARYSPKQLVNIDINENSIYFLELEMKRKYPNLELISEICNVREKKKLEILFEKYRPNIVFHAAAHKHVPLMEHNPEEAIKNNIFGTKNVAECADKYRVERMVLISTDKAVNPTNLMGASKRACELVIQHMNKVAKHTKYMAVRFGNVLGSNGSVIPIFRKLLEEGKNLTLTHKDITRYFMTIPEAAQLVIEAGSLGNGGEIFILDMGKPVKIYDLAQTMIKLSNSNVGIDIVGLRPGEKLFEELLYDINSAIKTENKKIFITKIEDGEVDITQFFERLWEAGQHANIDEIKDIMKKLVVSYKEVSYL; via the coding sequence ATGGAGAGAAAAAAAATAAGTCTTTTAGGAATAATATATATAGCTTTGTTATTCATAGTTTATGAAATGATGCTTAGAATAACAGGATTTAGTATAAATACTGCTGTATATGGCCTATTTATTATTTTAGTTTTCTTCTATTCTATGACAGGAAATTTAAATTTTAATGAAGAAAAAGTGGGCTGTAATACAATTTTTATTAATAGTTTAATATTTGGAATTTTCTTTTTATTTTATAAAATTCTTTCAATTTTTACAGTATTTATAGTATTTTCGCTTTTTCAATTATTTATTTATAGATTAATAGTAAAATTTAAAGAAAAAAATAAAAATGAAACTCCTAAATTAATAAATGAGCGAAGTTTTATAAAATTTGGAATAGATTCTTTAGGAATAATTTTTGGAATGGTAGGTGCTTTTATATCGAAGTATGGTTTAGAATGGGAAGAAAAATTAGAGACAGAGTACCTATTCACTTATCTAGGGATATTTTTGATTGGATATTTTTATACAAGAATGAATGATAAGAGCTGGAGTTATACAAATATATTAGATGTTTTGAACCTTATCTTTTTAAACAGTATATCAACAATTGCTTTTTTAATAATTATATATACAAGAATAATTGATTATCCAGTATCTACTGTTTTAGTTTCTTTAATACTTTCAATTTCTTTTCAATTATTTTGTAGATATTTATTTAGATTAAAGAGATTCTATAAAAGTAAAAATAGAGGATTAGTTCCAGAAGAGAGGGTTTTAGTATATGGTGCAGGAGAAGCAGGAGCAATATTAGCTCAGGAATCAATGACAAATCCAATATTTCCCTATCATATAGTTGGATTTTTAGATGATGATCCAAAGAAAAAAGATACATATATATATAATATAAAAGTTTTGGGGGATAAGGAAAATTTAGAAGAAATAATTAAAAGAGAAAAAGTCTCTGAAGTACTTTTAGCACTGCCTTCTCTTCATAGTTCAGAAATGAGAAATATTGTGGATAGAATAAAGTCAGTTGGAAATGTGGAGATTAAAACAGTTCCAACTATAGCAGAGATACTTGAAAATAGAGAATTGGCTTCTCAATTAAGAAAAGTAAGAATAGAAGATCTATTGGGAAGAGATGAAATAGTGATTAATGATGAAAATATTAGAAATTTAATTGAAGGAAAAGTTATTTTTGTAACTGGTGGAGCAGGAAGTATAGGTTCTGAACTTTCAAGACAGATAGCTAGATATTCTCCCAAGCAGCTTGTAAATATTGATATCAATGAAAATTCAATATATTTTCTTGAACTTGAAATGAAGAGAAAGTACCCAAATCTTGAACTTATATCAGAAATATGCAATGTAAGGGAAAAGAAAAAACTTGAAATACTTTTTGAAAAATATAGACCAAATATAGTATTCCATGCAGCAGCGCATAAACATGTACCTCTGATGGAGCATAATCCGGAGGAAGCGATAAAGAACAATATATTTGGAACTAAAAATGTAGCTGAATGTGCAGATAAATACAGAGTTGAAAGAATGGTTCTTATCTCAACAGATAAAGCAGTAAATCCAACAAATCTCATGGGAGCTAGTAAAAGAGCATGTGAACTTGTAATTCAGCATATGAATAAAGTTGCTAAACATACAAAATATATGGCAGTAAGATTCGGAAATGTACTTGGAAGTAATGGTTCTGTTATTCCGATATTTAGAAAACTATTAGAGGAAGGAAAAAATCTAACTCTTACCCATAAAGATATAACAAGATATTTTATGACAATACCAGAAGCAGCACAATTAGTAATAGAAGCAGGATCGTTAGGAAATGGTGGAGAAATATTTATTCTTGATATGGGAAAGCCAGTAAAAATTTATGATCTTGCACAAACAATGATAAAACTTTCAAACTCAAATGTAGGAATAGATATAGTAGGACTTAGACCAGGGGAAAAGTTATTTGAAGAACTTCTCTATGATATAAATTCAGCGATAAAGACAGAAAATAAAAAAATCTTCATAACAAAAATTGAAGATGGAGAAGTAGATATAACACAATTCTTTGAAAGGCTATGGGAAGCAGGACAACATGCAAACATAGATGAAATCAAAGATATAATGAAAAAGTTAGTTGTTTCATATAAAGAAGTAAGTTATTTGTAA
- a CDS encoding glycosyltransferase, which produces MNEIKVSIIIPVYNVEKYIEECMESVVNQTLEEIEIIIVNDGTQDNSMKKIERFFSDERITIVNKENGGVSSARNTGMEIAKGEYISFVDPDDFIELTMIEDLYKDAEDADIVFSDFILYDNLSKCKRREINYEKKTRIGSMIWTNQLLKFKCVTSKLYKRSFLKENHILFIEKIITEDVPFNFTAFITSNNVKYINKFHYYYRQNRNGSTTTNPDKTKEIEAYKKIIIYLEKIMEKIENNDFKKTRVYLVMTYYKALSYKAQNMDISLSETREFEIKLKNIFEEKYSKEEMEIIKVDVKEVLKTIMYYKISLFNKSYWKNKVFTKKILRRIIEKKIKNLL; this is translated from the coding sequence ATGAATGAAATAAAAGTAAGTATAATTATACCAGTCTATAATGTAGAGAAATATATAGAAGAATGTATGGAGTCAGTAGTGAATCAAACATTGGAAGAAATAGAAATAATAATAGTAAATGATGGAACACAAGATAACTCTATGAAAAAAATAGAAAGATTTTTCTCAGATGAAAGAATAACTATAGTAAATAAAGAAAATGGTGGAGTTTCATCAGCAAGAAATACAGGAATGGAGATAGCAAAAGGAGAATACATTTCTTTTGTTGATCCTGATGATTTTATTGAATTAACAATGATAGAGGATTTATATAAAGATGCTGAAGATGCAGATATAGTGTTTTCTGATTTTATTTTATATGATAATTTAAGTAAATGTAAAAGAAGAGAAATTAATTATGAGAAAAAGACAAGAATAGGGAGTATGATTTGGACTAATCAGTTGCTTAAATTCAAATGTGTGACCTCTAAATTATATAAACGAAGTTTTTTAAAAGAAAATCATATATTATTTATAGAAAAAATTATAACTGAGGATGTTCCATTTAATTTTACAGCATTTATTACATCAAATAATGTAAAATATATAAATAAATTCCATTATTATTATAGACAAAATAGAAATGGGAGTACTACAACTAATCCAGATAAAACGAAAGAGATAGAAGCATATAAAAAAATTATAATATATTTGGAAAAAATTATGGAAAAAATAGAAAATAATGATTTCAAAAAAACTAGAGTATATTTAGTAATGACATATTATAAAGCATTGAGTTATAAAGCACAAAATATGGATATTTCTTTATCAGAAACGAGAGAATTTGAAATAAAATTAAAAAATATTTTTGAAGAAAAATATTCAAAAGAAGAGATGGAAATAATTAAGGTAGATGTAAAAGAAGTTTTAAAAACAATCATGTATTATAAAATATCTTTATTTAATAAATCTTATTGGAAGAATAAAGTTTTTACTAAAAAAATATTAAGAAGAATAATTGAGAAAAAAATAAAAAATTTATTATAA
- a CDS encoding O-antigen ligase family protein → MKNFFLSKNTEILSILTMVIIFFIIRKGSERYVVDCILMGITIFFCLYKRKYNKISMGLIVSIVGYIFFMALSFFKSDSINYNIELFFKVVFHNYILFLCLTQLELNEKYYKNFLLFFILCSLIVTIKGLEEWHLNKFSPYYRVKMRTEPTILTIEVGIYVLMSFFSLLYSKKIIVKAISFIIFVLSFLVLISTNSRITLLVIPLIIAITLLIKFKIKFKYLIVFFILGICFIKEPHVNKYLYRVKQLTSIENLEKETRIKIWKKGINDFKENKYKALGFCYYKNHELGAISWEKNPHLHNNFLEIMVTQGIGALTFYICFNIFLFLEFIKKLKSTQIKSQEILIYLSISLVVFLNLTGLTDCNIYFSKVNQLVFFTFALALCKVRKENINE, encoded by the coding sequence GTGAAAAATTTTTTTTTAAGTAAAAACACTGAAATATTAAGTATATTAACAATGGTAATTATTTTCTTTATAATTAGAAAAGGAAGCGAAAGATATGTTGTAGATTGTATTTTAATGGGAATAACTATATTTTTTTGTTTATATAAGAGAAAATATAATAAAATATCTATGGGATTAATTGTTAGTATAGTTGGGTATATTTTTTTTATGGCTTTGAGTTTTTTTAAAAGTGATTCTATAAATTATAATATTGAGTTATTTTTTAAAGTAGTATTTCATAATTATATATTATTTTTATGCTTGACCCAATTAGAATTAAATGAGAAATATTATAAAAATTTTTTACTTTTCTTTATATTATGTTCACTAATAGTGACAATAAAAGGATTAGAAGAATGGCATTTAAATAAATTTTCACCATACTATAGAGTAAAAATGAGAACAGAACCGACAATATTGACCATTGAAGTAGGAATTTATGTTTTAATGAGCTTTTTTTCTTTACTATATTCAAAGAAAATTATTGTTAAGGCCATTTCCTTTATTATTTTTGTATTATCTTTTTTAGTATTAATTAGTACAAATAGCAGAATAACTCTTTTAGTAATTCCTTTAATAATAGCGATAACACTTTTAATTAAATTTAAAATAAAATTTAAATATTTAATTGTTTTTTTTATTTTAGGTATTTGTTTTATTAAAGAACCACATGTAAATAAATATCTATATAGAGTAAAACAATTGACATCGATAGAAAACTTGGAAAAAGAAACAAGGATAAAAATTTGGAAAAAAGGAATTAACGATTTTAAAGAAAATAAGTACAAGGCATTAGGGTTCTGTTATTATAAAAATCATGAATTAGGAGCTATTTCTTGGGAAAAAAATCCACATCTTCATAATAATTTTTTAGAAATAATGGTAACTCAAGGGATAGGTGCATTAACATTTTATATTTGTTTTAATATTTTTTTATTTTTGGAGTTTATAAAAAAATTAAAATCAACACAAATAAAAAGTCAAGAAATATTGATTTATCTTTCTATTAGTTTAGTAGTTTTTTTAAATCTAACTGGCTTAACAGATTGTAATATATACTTTAGTAAAGTTAATCAATTAGTATTCTTTACATTTGCTTTAGCTTTATGTAAAGTGAGAAAGGAAAATATAAATGAATGA
- a CDS encoding glycosyltransferase family 9 protein has translation MKKKFFFKKSYVRDEVNVFFTNFFLCFFKKKIKNPQKIIVKMTDGLGDIVIRSKLIEKIIEKYGYENVFFLVREEYNFLGKALEFPIITISRKERYNLIRRIKKMYQINKIGIKKFINLEWSNDDLIRNIYSKEKLGIEALEEEDKKNNKCYTKSLKLRTKKIFNEEEKNIIDFLKEIAIFLFDKSIEKEELIPNLKDKFYTSFCNEGIVIGVGATDKNRVCNPYKMSEYIKAMVSICPEEKIYLVGGGKSQEIYSKKIIELCSNENIVNLVNKTNLQSVLEIVAKAKIFIGFDSGLYNFRYTLRKKQIALFRSKKVPYVHNEKFTKILEGKKENLNEVKDEKYSNLEINNISIDEFEKSFIELLNL, from the coding sequence ATGAAAAAGAAATTTTTTTTTAAAAAATCATATGTGAGAGATGAAGTAAATGTTTTTTTTACCAATTTTTTTCTTTGCTTTTTCAAAAAAAAAATTAAAAACCCTCAAAAAATAATAGTTAAAATGACTGATGGACTGGGAGATATTGTAATAAGAAGTAAATTAATAGAAAAGATTATTGAAAAATATGGATATGAAAATGTATTTTTTTTAGTAAGAGAAGAATATAATTTTCTTGGAAAAGCTTTAGAGTTTCCGATTATTACTATTTCAAGAAAAGAAAGATATAATTTAATTAGAAGAATAAAAAAAATGTATCAGATTAATAAAATTGGAATAAAAAAATTTATTAATCTTGAATGGAGCAATGATGATCTTATACGAAATATTTATTCAAAAGAAAAATTAGGAATAGAAGCTTTAGAAGAAGAGGATAAAAAAAATAATAAATGTTATACAAAGAGTTTAAAATTAAGAACAAAAAAAATTTTTAATGAGGAAGAGAAAAATATAATTGATTTTCTAAAGGAGATAGCAATATTTTTATTTGATAAATCAATAGAAAAAGAAGAATTAATTCCAAATTTAAAAGATAAATTTTACACTTCTTTTTGTAATGAAGGTATTGTGATTGGGGTAGGAGCAACTGATAAAAATAGAGTTTGTAATCCCTATAAAATGAGTGAATATATAAAGGCGATGGTAAGTATTTGTCCAGAAGAGAAAATTTATTTAGTAGGTGGTGGGAAGTCTCAGGAAATATATTCAAAAAAAATAATTGAGTTATGTTCAAATGAAAACATAGTAAACTTAGTAAATAAAACTAATTTACAAAGTGTTTTGGAAATAGTGGCAAAGGCAAAAATTTTTATTGGATTTGATTCTGGTTTATATAATTTTAGATATACACTAAGAAAAAAACAAATAGCTCTATTCAGGAGCAAGAAGGTTCCATATGTTCATAATGAAAAATTTACTAAAATATTAGAAGGAAAAAAAGAGAATTTAAATGAAGTAAAAGATGAAAAATATTCAAATTTGGAAATAAATAATATAAGTATAGATGAGTTTGAAAAATCTTTCATTGAACTTTTAAATCTATGA